A window of Edaphobacter lichenicola contains these coding sequences:
- a CDS encoding nuclear transport factor 2 family protein: MKLTKVLFCAVAIFALGVLPLSGYGQTHTKPTESERKELLTVRLLVWDSYFDNDQKQLKKLIGDDFLTINPGEEHWQDKEEFLTGAQHFAEHHGKLVSLDFPKTEIQEFGDVAVLYSLVRITMESDGKRESLSCRSTEIFHKREGQWVNTGAHVDSGR; the protein is encoded by the coding sequence TTGAAACTCACGAAGGTCCTTTTCTGCGCAGTCGCGATCTTTGCGTTGGGAGTGCTTCCCTTATCAGGCTATGGTCAAACCCACACCAAGCCGACCGAGAGCGAGCGCAAGGAGTTGCTCACTGTTCGCTTGCTCGTGTGGGACAGCTACTTCGACAACGATCAAAAGCAATTGAAGAAGCTGATCGGTGATGACTTCCTGACGATCAACCCTGGAGAGGAACACTGGCAGGACAAAGAAGAGTTCTTGACTGGAGCTCAGCACTTCGCCGAACATCATGGCAAGCTCGTGTCCTTGGACTTCCCGAAGACCGAGATCCAGGAGTTCGGAGACGTCGCCGTCCTCTACTCCCTCGTACGCATCACGATGGAGAGCGACGGCAAGCGGGAATCTCTCAGCTGCCGCTCGACCGAGATATTTCACAAGAGAGAGGGCCAGTGGGTGAATACGGGCGCACACGTCGACTCGGGACGATAA
- a CDS encoding TetR/AcrR family transcriptional regulator: MQKNKTDKRSRLIQTAAKLAYRQGFRKTTLADIAEEAQVPLGNVYYYFKTKDELAAAIVEHHLKQLETSRQSWEEMDSPKERLYACVQMTAENARALARGGCSVGTLCTELRKEGGALAKLAAVLFTEHLAWIEAQFRAMGGNDDVRGLAIHLLSALQGIAVLSNSFEEPALVALETGRLKDWIRAM, translated from the coding sequence ATGCAAAAGAACAAGACCGACAAGCGATCGCGGCTGATTCAGACCGCAGCCAAACTTGCCTACCGGCAGGGGTTCCGGAAGACCACTCTTGCGGATATCGCCGAAGAAGCGCAAGTGCCGCTGGGCAACGTTTACTACTACTTCAAAACGAAAGACGAACTCGCAGCAGCGATTGTCGAGCACCATCTGAAGCAACTGGAAACGTCGCGACAATCGTGGGAGGAAATGGACTCTCCCAAAGAACGGCTATATGCTTGCGTGCAGATGACAGCTGAAAACGCACGGGCGCTCGCGCGAGGTGGTTGTTCAGTTGGAACGCTCTGTACCGAACTGCGCAAGGAGGGGGGAGCACTGGCTAAGCTGGCCGCGGTGCTCTTTACGGAGCACTTGGCGTGGATCGAAGCACAGTTCCGCGCGATGGGCGGTAACGACGACGTGCGGGGTCTCGCGATTCATCTGTTGTCGGCCTTGCAAGGCATAGCTGTGCTGTCGAACAGCTTCGAGGAGCCCGCTCTGGTCGCGCTAGAGACTGGGCGGCTCAAAGACTGGATTCGCGCGATGTAA
- a CDS encoding SDR family NAD(P)-dependent oxidoreductase: MSKVWLVTGSASGLGRDIAEAVLASGDRLLATARDPHRLNDLVERYGERVHTASLNVADEAAAKAAVAKAVEVFGRLDVVVNNAGYGAVAPFEQLGSESFRDLVDTNFFGVVFMTRAAIPVMRKQKSGCILQISSVGGRLGVPGNAAYHAAKWAVGGFTESLAPELAPFGVKVCALEPGGMRTNWGKRASAGTPELLPDYEASVGTFIKMLAGHWGHEMSAPEKVAQVILQLASREQLPAHLLLGSDAVQYARFAEEKRESEAKAWHNISVSTDSEDVKGLPDLKF; encoded by the coding sequence ATGTCCAAAGTATGGTTGGTAACAGGTAGCGCAAGTGGTTTGGGTCGCGACATCGCGGAGGCAGTTCTTGCTTCGGGAGATCGCCTCCTGGCGACTGCCCGCGATCCACACCGGTTGAACGATCTGGTGGAGCGATATGGCGAGCGGGTGCATACAGCGTCCCTCAATGTGGCAGATGAGGCGGCGGCAAAGGCCGCGGTCGCAAAGGCTGTTGAGGTCTTCGGACGGCTGGACGTTGTCGTCAATAATGCGGGGTACGGAGCTGTTGCCCCTTTTGAGCAGCTAGGTTCAGAGAGCTTTCGCGATTTAGTCGACACGAACTTCTTCGGCGTCGTCTTTATGACACGAGCGGCGATCCCGGTCATGCGGAAGCAGAAGAGTGGTTGCATCCTTCAGATCTCTTCCGTCGGTGGCAGGTTGGGGGTTCCTGGAAACGCAGCCTATCACGCGGCAAAATGGGCTGTAGGTGGCTTCACAGAATCCCTTGCCCCAGAGCTGGCGCCATTCGGTGTTAAGGTGTGCGCACTCGAGCCAGGTGGTATGCGGACCAACTGGGGCAAGCGGGCAAGCGCTGGCACACCGGAGCTTTTACCCGACTACGAGGCCTCTGTAGGCACTTTTATCAAGATGTTGGCGGGGCACTGGGGGCATGAGATGAGCGCTCCAGAAAAGGTCGCACAAGTCATTCTGCAACTAGCCTCCAGAGAGCAGCTCCCTGCACACCTTTTGCTCGGCAGCGATGCCGTGCAGTATGCCCGCTTTGCCGAGGAAAAGCGGGAATCCGAAGCCAAGGCATGGCACAACATCAGCGTCTCAACCGACTCGGAGGATGTAAAAGGGTTGCCCGATTTGAAGTTCTGA
- a CDS encoding NAD(P)-dependent oxidoreductase → MIEALYSQLACGHLAGAGLDVFWEEPLPTNDPILTLPNVIAMPHVGGVTEASFEMIAKAVAGNIERIRRGDHPLHTAF, encoded by the coding sequence GTGATTGAAGCGCTGTACTCACAGCTTGCTTGCGGGCATCTCGCAGGCGCAGGTCTTGATGTCTTCTGGGAGGAACCTCTGCCAACGAATGATCCGATACTGACTCTACCCAACGTCATCGCAATGCCACACGTCGGTGGCGTCACTGAAGCTTCGTTCGAGATGATTGCGAAGGCTGTAGCTGGCAACATCGAGAGGATTCGCCGCGGAGACCACCCATTACATACGGCCTTCTAG
- a CDS encoding PEP-CTERM sorting domain-containing protein — protein sequence MRNALFALPLLASALILPRAAHADTSDLFTITGDSNTYTFTLPEQFTFAVPLHLVTIPSLTTTGTIDGVGGKTFDVTFFTTIGNTGESLSFNGITLAGPPLISFVSSSGNFDTAAIDSGSYQLIDYANSIKGPDYYHLTITPATTPPTPPAVPEPSTLLLLTTGALALLLATRITPPTP from the coding sequence ATGCGCAACGCTCTCTTCGCACTCCCGCTCCTAGCCTCTGCCCTGATCCTCCCCCGCGCCGCCCACGCCGACACCAGCGACCTCTTCACCATCACCGGCGACTCCAACACCTACACCTTCACCCTTCCGGAACAGTTCACCTTCGCCGTCCCTCTCCACCTCGTCACCATTCCGTCCCTCACCACCACCGGAACCATCGACGGAGTCGGCGGCAAAACCTTCGATGTCACCTTCTTCACCACCATCGGCAACACGGGCGAGAGCCTGAGCTTCAACGGAATCACCCTCGCCGGCCCCCCACTCATCTCCTTCGTCTCCTCCTCCGGCAACTTCGACACCGCCGCCATCGACTCCGGCTCCTACCAGTTGATCGACTACGCCAACTCCATCAAAGGCCCTGACTACTACCACCTCACCATCACCCCTGCGACAACCCCGCCAACCCCACCCGCCGTCCCCGAGCCCTCCACCCTCCTTCTCCTAACCACCGGCGCTCTGGCTCTTCTCCTCGCCACCCGCATAACGCCGCCAACTCCCTGA
- a CDS encoding VOC family protein produces the protein MVTAIYLLHAFPDSHVGKASPSPTDTPSGPEGQELTVEFTVCGRDFLGLNGGPMFIPNAALFNLPSRSFASRRIQRRATHGSRFGFDCSKR, from the coding sequence ATCGTAACAGCGATTTACTTACTTCATGCCTTCCCCGACAGCCACGTTGGCAAGGCCAGCCCATCGCCCACGGACACGCCATCCGGCCCGGAGGGCCAGGAACTGACCGTCGAGTTCACCGTCTGCGGTCGCGATTTCCTAGGCCTTAACGGCGGTCCGATGTTCATCCCCAACGCAGCACTATTCAATCTACCCAGTCGGAGCTTCGCTTCTCGCCGCATTCAAAGACGAGCCACTCACGGTAGCAGATTCGGTTTCGATTGCAGCAAGCGCTGA
- a CDS encoding DUF1330 domain-containing protein, whose protein sequence is MKKGYWVVAYHTVGDEATMKSYVELAGAALAPFGARVLVSPKSEVTALEAGLKQMTVVVEFDSYADALAAYESTDYKKALDVLGSGVKRDFRIAEGA, encoded by the coding sequence ATGAAGAAGGGCTATTGGGTGGTTGCGTACCATACGGTTGGTGACGAGGCGACGATGAAGAGCTATGTGGAGTTGGCTGGAGCGGCGTTGGCGCCATTTGGGGCGCGGGTTCTGGTGTCGCCGAAGAGTGAGGTTACGGCTTTGGAGGCCGGGTTGAAGCAGATGACGGTGGTGGTGGAGTTTGACAGCTATGCGGATGCTTTGGCTGCGTATGAGAGCACGGATTATAAGAAGGCTCTAGATGTGCTTGGGTCGGGCGTGAAGAGAGATTTTCGGATTGCTGAGGGAGCTTGA
- a CDS encoding DHA2 family efflux MFS transporter permease subunit: MVAKVSTSEQWKPKVNPWLIAATVALAAFMEVLDTSIANVALPHIAGDLGASTDQGTWVLTSYLVSNAIILPVGAWASSVIGRKNFFMLCITIFTVASFLCGIAPTLPILLLSRVLQGVGGGGLQPMAQAIMADSFEEKKRGQAFALYGLVAVLAPSLGPTIGGWITDNYSWRWIFYINLPVGILAFFLVSRLVQDPPWIKADRANLRKLDYIGLGLLTIAMGGMQIMLDKGEENDWFASNFIRIFCLLFVAGMTGLIWWQWRAKNPIMNLRLFKYKNFAICCFLMILVGGVLNAATVLEPQFLQQLMGYTATRAGEALAGGGAALLVVMPLAGIATGKFPARNMAAFGFVCFAGAFYYTSTHFTLTMTFGFASWLRILQMFAIPFAFIAITTAAYVGLPKEASNQVSGIINFVRNVGGSIFIAITGAIVTNRSLFHQARLQESMQPGNPAFVNQVNALTSYFGGSDRGPGPGHMAQAAIYQQLNRQAAAQAYEDIYRLLCWMAMGMVVCAFILSKNRPGQSAAPGEAMH, translated from the coding sequence ATGGTGGCGAAGGTAAGCACCAGCGAGCAATGGAAGCCGAAGGTCAACCCGTGGCTGATCGCGGCGACGGTTGCCTTGGCTGCTTTCATGGAGGTTCTCGATACCTCCATTGCCAATGTCGCCCTTCCCCACATTGCCGGCGACCTCGGTGCCAGCACTGATCAAGGGACCTGGGTTCTCACCAGCTATCTGGTCTCCAACGCGATCATTCTGCCGGTTGGTGCCTGGGCGTCGAGCGTCATCGGCCGCAAGAACTTCTTTATGCTGTGCATCACCATCTTCACGGTCGCAAGCTTTCTTTGCGGTATCGCCCCGACGCTACCCATCTTGCTCCTTTCGCGTGTACTGCAGGGTGTCGGGGGTGGCGGTCTCCAGCCTATGGCGCAGGCCATCATGGCGGATTCCTTCGAAGAAAAGAAGCGTGGCCAGGCCTTCGCGCTCTACGGTCTTGTGGCAGTGCTTGCGCCATCGCTTGGGCCGACGATCGGAGGTTGGATCACCGACAACTACTCCTGGCGATGGATCTTCTATATCAATCTGCCAGTCGGCATCCTCGCGTTCTTTTTGGTCAGCCGCCTGGTCCAGGATCCGCCGTGGATCAAAGCCGATCGTGCCAATCTCAGGAAACTGGATTACATCGGCCTCGGATTGCTCACGATCGCCATGGGCGGGATGCAGATCATGCTGGATAAGGGCGAAGAGAACGACTGGTTTGCCTCCAACTTCATCCGCATCTTCTGCCTTCTATTCGTTGCAGGTATGACCGGCCTGATCTGGTGGCAGTGGCGGGCTAAGAATCCCATCATGAATTTGCGGCTATTCAAGTACAAGAATTTCGCTATCTGTTGTTTCCTCATGATTCTGGTCGGCGGCGTTCTGAATGCCGCAACCGTGCTTGAGCCCCAGTTCCTGCAGCAGCTTATGGGCTACACGGCAACCCGTGCCGGAGAGGCGCTCGCAGGCGGAGGAGCTGCCCTGCTCGTCGTTATGCCCCTGGCAGGAATAGCTACCGGCAAGTTTCCGGCGAGAAACATGGCTGCGTTCGGTTTCGTCTGCTTCGCCGGTGCGTTCTATTACACCTCCACGCATTTCACGCTCACTATGACCTTCGGCTTTGCCTCGTGGTTGCGAATTCTTCAGATGTTCGCGATTCCTTTTGCCTTCATCGCCATCACCACCGCGGCTTATGTCGGACTTCCAAAGGAGGCGAGCAATCAGGTCTCCGGAATTATCAATTTCGTTCGGAACGTTGGCGGCAGTATCTTCATTGCCATCACTGGAGCGATCGTCACCAACCGTTCTCTCTTCCACCAGGCGCGTCTGCAGGAGTCCATGCAGCCCGGCAATCCCGCCTTCGTCAACCAGGTCAACGCGCTTACCTCTTACTTTGGCGGTAGCGACAGAGGGCCCGGACCCGGCCACATGGCACAAGCTGCTATTTATCAGCAACTCAATCGGCAGGCTGCTGCGCAGGCTTATGAGGACATCTACCGTCTGCTCTGTTGGATGGCAATGGGCATGGTGGTGTGCGCCTTCATTCTGAGCAAGAACAGACCCGGACAGAGTGCGGCTCCGGGAGAAGCAATGCATTAG
- a CDS encoding TetR/AcrR family transcriptional regulator, with translation MLIAEGRKHFLRYGLGGAVAEKIAEDAGYSRGALYSNFDGKEELFLAVIQQEQALHLNFLRSLLNDEPSGKKRLKKMRDAIADLMTDHDWVVLRAEFEAGALRSERIRQSFVEVHRQQLRDGSELIRDLLRSPEVTSSLKPEDFITVIINLAHGLAVTQRILGTELSQKNTRSLIQSLFDHLISSA, from the coding sequence ATGTTGATCGCCGAAGGGCGCAAGCACTTTCTGCGTTACGGGCTTGGCGGCGCGGTGGCGGAGAAGATCGCCGAGGATGCCGGTTATTCCCGGGGCGCTTTGTACTCCAACTTCGATGGCAAGGAAGAGCTGTTCCTCGCTGTAATCCAACAGGAGCAGGCGCTTCATCTGAACTTCCTGCGTTCTCTGCTCAACGACGAGCCTTCAGGCAAGAAGCGGTTGAAAAAAATGCGGGACGCCATCGCCGACCTGATGACGGACCATGATTGGGTTGTGCTCCGTGCTGAATTCGAGGCCGGAGCTCTTCGGAGCGAACGTATCCGGCAAAGCTTTGTTGAAGTGCATCGGCAGCAGCTTCGCGACGGAAGTGAGCTTATCAGGGATCTCCTGCGGTCTCCGGAAGTCACTTCGAGCCTGAAGCCGGAGGATTTCATCACGGTCATCATCAATCTTGCTCATGGTCTGGCAGTCACCCAGAGAATCCTCGGCACAGAACTCTCTCAGAAGAACACACGCAGCCTGATTCAATCCCTGTTTGATCATTTGATATCGTCCGCATGA
- a CDS encoding VOC family protein produces the protein MADGFIWYELVTNDMDKTVNFYKKVVGWDVRDAGMPGFTYMIFGKDGKDVGGMMTWAGASAPELTPEWLGHIHTAKLDEELKAVTVDGGTIVKPAQDIPGVGRFAVVLDPQKVKYLLFEPGKQDARPRLDQMAVANVGWHELLTDDPAKAFDYYSQHYGWQKDYAHDMGAMGIYQTFRTDKPLYTGGMMIRKGLGIPEGIPPHWKFYFTVDDIEAAQKRVIDAGGKVLLPPMDVPGGSRILQATDDQNGHFALMQGPKS, from the coding sequence ATGGCAGACGGATTCATCTGGTACGAACTTGTCACCAATGACATGGATAAGACAGTCAACTTCTATAAGAAGGTAGTCGGGTGGGACGTCAGGGACGCCGGCATGCCTGGGTTCACCTACATGATCTTTGGCAAAGACGGCAAAGACGTCGGCGGCATGATGACCTGGGCTGGCGCCAGCGCACCGGAGCTAACTCCCGAGTGGTTGGGGCACATCCACACCGCAAAGCTCGATGAAGAGCTAAAGGCTGTAACAGTAGATGGCGGAACCATTGTGAAGCCCGCTCAGGACATCCCCGGCGTTGGCCGTTTCGCTGTGGTGCTCGATCCGCAAAAGGTGAAATACCTGCTCTTCGAACCCGGCAAGCAAGATGCTCGACCACGTCTGGATCAAATGGCAGTGGCCAATGTGGGCTGGCACGAACTGCTCACCGATGATCCAGCAAAAGCCTTCGATTATTACTCCCAGCATTACGGCTGGCAGAAAGACTACGCGCACGACATGGGAGCCATGGGCATCTACCAGACCTTCCGGACCGACAAGCCCCTCTACACCGGCGGAATGATGATTCGCAAAGGCCTCGGCATTCCCGAAGGTATCCCACCGCACTGGAAGTTTTACTTCACCGTCGATGATATTGAGGCCGCGCAGAAACGCGTGATCGACGCCGGCGGTAAAGTGCTTCTGCCTCCCATGGACGTACCTGGCGGCTCACGCATCCTGCAGGCCACAGACGACCAGAATGGCCACTTTGCTTTGATGCAGGGACCAAAATCGTAA
- a CDS encoding ATP-binding protein: protein MYRLFLTIFLWFWLTTWGMLAIVFLGSRLTGIRQVSAPNMYATVAPILADQAAKAYESGGPEAFARFSQSDDEGRARQLFLLDGFYKDVLSRPLTNDGLRVAHAAKNGQIVVLRAHIAGYRFVSSSGHPYVLLLYLKSGLREIAEALLGEGLPYTISLIFLVTLLCFALAYHIASPIHSIQSTARRVAQGDLKARVPPRVSRRFDELSALAKDFDSMVGRLDVLIQTQKNLLNSVSHELRSPLARINLSVALLKKRYSADADDMFQRLDRDVARIDGLMGQLLTLSRLEAGLSSAEREDVNLAQLVEETAADSHFEADASGKSVSLRTEGPIILENADPHALRSACENVIRNAVRFTRPGTDVEVVLEIDRNTPELTGVLSVRDHGPGVPEESLEVIFQPFYRISGDTQGTEGNGLGLAIASEAIRLHRGTISAANLRPTGLEITIRLPIAFDVASRRYELPQPEHNSKS from the coding sequence ATGTACCGGCTCTTCCTGACGATCTTCTTATGGTTTTGGCTGACCACCTGGGGCATGCTCGCTATTGTGTTTCTCGGCAGTCGCCTGACTGGCATCAGGCAGGTCTCAGCTCCCAACATGTATGCGACCGTCGCGCCTATCCTGGCGGATCAGGCTGCCAAGGCATACGAATCGGGTGGTCCTGAGGCGTTTGCTCGTTTCTCGCAAAGCGATGATGAGGGCCGCGCGCGGCAACTCTTCCTGCTCGACGGATTCTACAAAGATGTGCTGTCGCGGCCACTGACAAACGACGGCCTTCGTGTTGCGCATGCAGCGAAGAATGGTCAAATCGTAGTACTTCGAGCCCATATCGCTGGCTACAGGTTTGTCTCTTCCTCGGGGCATCCGTATGTTCTGCTGCTCTACCTGAAATCCGGTCTGCGTGAGATAGCGGAGGCGCTGTTGGGAGAGGGCCTCCCGTATACCATCTCCCTGATCTTCCTGGTGACATTACTCTGTTTCGCGCTTGCGTATCATATAGCCTCACCGATCCACAGCATTCAGTCGACGGCTAGAAGAGTCGCGCAAGGAGATCTCAAGGCGCGGGTGCCGCCTCGGGTGTCCAGGCGCTTTGACGAGTTGTCAGCTCTGGCAAAAGACTTTGACTCGATGGTGGGTCGTCTGGACGTGCTGATTCAGACGCAAAAGAACCTTCTGAATTCGGTGTCACATGAACTGCGTTCTCCTCTGGCACGTATCAATCTCTCAGTGGCTCTTTTGAAAAAGCGTTACTCGGCAGACGCCGACGACATGTTTCAACGACTGGATCGTGATGTCGCGAGGATCGATGGGTTGATGGGACAACTACTGACGCTCTCACGCCTTGAAGCCGGGCTATCCTCTGCAGAGAGAGAAGATGTAAATTTGGCTCAGCTCGTCGAGGAAACAGCAGCCGACAGTCACTTCGAAGCTGACGCGTCGGGCAAGTCAGTGAGCCTCCGTACAGAGGGGCCAATTATTCTCGAGAACGCCGATCCACATGCTCTTCGAAGCGCTTGTGAGAATGTCATTCGAAACGCGGTCCGGTTTACCCGGCCGGGAACCGATGTCGAGGTCGTCTTAGAGATTGACAGGAACACCCCGGAACTGACGGGGGTTCTCTCCGTCCGAGATCATGGTCCGGGAGTTCCGGAAGAGTCACTCGAAGTAATCTTTCAACCCTTCTATCGAATTAGCGGCGACACGCAAGGGACGGAAGGGAACGGTCTCGGTCTAGCTATTGCCTCAGAGGCGATTCGTTTGCATCGCGGTACGATCAGCGCCGCGAATCTTCGGCCGACAGGCCTTGAAATAACGATTCGATTGCCGATTGCTTTCGATGTCGCATCCCGCCGATATGAGCTTCCGCAGCCCGAGCATAACAGCAAAAGCTAA
- a CDS encoding TetR/AcrR family transcriptional regulator — MPRPKTGDKRAAILRAATKTIAEDGVGASTAGIAKAAAVAEGSLFRYFPDKDRLLNELYRELKLDMRSAMIAGFPVTGSLRKRIQHIWNAYVTWGMESPAKRRAMMQLTVSERITDQTRQEGQSGFEDATEAMQQFVARGKLSDLPPAFASDLLLAMAETTMASMVANPAKADHYRSAGFEAFWSAAAKK; from the coding sequence ATGCCGCGACCGAAGACCGGAGACAAGCGTGCTGCCATCCTCCGTGCAGCCACTAAGACGATTGCTGAAGATGGCGTTGGCGCGTCCACTGCTGGTATTGCAAAGGCTGCGGCCGTGGCTGAGGGATCGCTGTTCCGGTACTTCCCGGATAAGGATAGGCTGCTCAACGAGCTCTACCGCGAACTTAAACTAGACATGCGAAGCGCTATGATCGCGGGTTTTCCCGTGACTGGCTCGCTCCGGAAGCGAATACAACATATCTGGAACGCCTACGTCACCTGGGGTATGGAGTCGCCGGCGAAGCGTAGGGCAATGATGCAGCTTACCGTTTCTGAGCGCATCACCGACCAAACCAGACAGGAGGGGCAGTCGGGCTTCGAAGACGCCACCGAAGCCATGCAGCAGTTTGTTGCGCGGGGCAAATTGAGCGATCTGCCTCCAGCTTTTGCGTCAGACCTCCTGCTCGCAATGGCTGAGACGACCATGGCGTCCATGGTGGCCAATCCAGCTAAAGCGGATCACTACCGAAGCGCAGGTTTCGAGGCCTTTTGGAGCGCGGCAGCCAAGAAGTAG
- a CDS encoding TetR/AcrR family transcriptional regulator yields MKKNVTIEKRKTFRHGDLRNALMASGLEMARVGGPNAVILREATRQAGVSPNAAYRHFASQAELLDAVRSACLSQLAAAIEEELAKSRPGRDPQAFARKSLRAIGMGYLGFALGEPGMFRTAFSVPPAVDSPNPANTGSMGLNPFQLLSLALDRMQESGLLSKKDRKDAEYLAWSTVHGLALLALEGPLHKMPQEMVLALGERLVIMVEHGLS; encoded by the coding sequence ATGAAAAAAAACGTCACCATTGAGAAACGCAAGACCTTTCGTCATGGCGATTTGCGCAACGCACTCATGGCGTCCGGCCTTGAGATGGCACGTGTTGGAGGGCCCAATGCAGTCATTCTTCGAGAGGCGACCCGACAGGCGGGTGTTTCTCCAAATGCGGCATACAGGCACTTTGCTAGCCAGGCCGAGCTGCTGGATGCGGTACGGTCGGCATGCCTTTCCCAGCTCGCTGCGGCAATTGAAGAAGAATTAGCAAAATCCCGCCCCGGACGTGATCCTCAGGCTTTTGCGCGAAAGAGCCTGCGCGCGATAGGCATGGGATATCTCGGATTTGCACTCGGCGAGCCTGGCATGTTTCGCACGGCTTTCTCGGTTCCACCAGCGGTTGATTCCCCTAACCCAGCGAATACGGGGTCCATGGGGCTGAATCCGTTTCAACTGCTTTCGCTAGCTCTGGATCGAATGCAGGAGAGCGGCCTGCTCAGCAAGAAGGATCGCAAAGATGCGGAGTATCTTGCGTGGTCGACAGTTCACGGGTTGGCACTTCTGGCGCTCGAAGGACCGCTGCATAAGATGCCACAAGAAATGGTGCTGGCGCTGGGCGAGCGGCTGGTGATTATGGTGGAACATGGTCTCAGCTAG
- a CDS encoding carboxypeptidase-like regulatory domain-containing protein, which translates to MTKATWLRPPAVLTYASLVLLGAITATTNAQQRTTEPGTSSSSLPDAPQPQSGQQSSAEQTPAVEGSASVSGVVLDVSGAAVPGAQVSLTHRDGTQLRTLISGGNGEFAFTKLPAGSYLVIVNVKGFAPFTSTEFVVTAQQSYEVPNISLSVATADTEVTIRPTDMSREPVWQG; encoded by the coding sequence TTGACAAAGGCCACGTGGCTCCGGCCACCTGCTGTTCTTACCTACGCTTCACTTGTGCTGCTGGGCGCGATCACTGCTACCACAAATGCTCAGCAACGAACTACCGAGCCAGGGACCAGCAGCAGTTCCCTTCCGGATGCACCTCAGCCCCAGTCGGGCCAGCAGAGTTCGGCTGAGCAAACACCCGCCGTGGAGGGTTCAGCGAGCGTCTCCGGCGTCGTACTGGACGTAAGTGGAGCCGCTGTTCCCGGCGCACAGGTTAGCTTGACGCATAGGGACGGAACACAATTGCGCACGCTGATCTCTGGGGGCAACGGTGAATTTGCTTTTACCAAGCTTCCCGCCGGTTCCTATCTCGTCATAGTCAACGTTAAGGGTTTTGCACCCTTCACATCTACAGAGTTCGTCGTCACGGCGCAACAGTCCTACGAGGTTCCTAATATCTCACTATCGGTTGCAACGGCAGACACGGAGGTGACGATCCGTCCCACCGACATGAGCCGTGAGCCTGTGTGGCAGGGATGA
- a CDS encoding SDR family NAD(P)-dependent oxidoreductase yields the protein MENNAMRKLTGYLIMKLRSNTILITGGASGIGYELTKQLTALGNTILITGRDQAKMDRAKAAFPKIRTFRSDVSDPEAIATLYEKVTNQRASGHHPPFRSETRRVAPWRNHPRVGTGCGNGIPWTHEPRLPAFDQKTFRLAKPRVLHRGGREYDATGVSRP from the coding sequence ATGGAAAACAATGCCATGAGAAAACTTACCGGGTATTTAATTATGAAGCTCAGGAGCAATACGATTTTGATCACCGGCGGTGCCAGCGGCATCGGGTACGAACTCACCAAACAACTCACGGCACTGGGTAACACGATTCTTATCACGGGCCGCGATCAAGCTAAGATGGACCGTGCGAAAGCGGCCTTTCCAAAAATTCGCACCTTCCGAAGCGACGTTTCCGATCCGGAAGCGATCGCCACTCTTTACGAAAAGGTCACCAACCAACGCGCATCTGGACATCACCCACCATTTCGGTCAGAAACTCGGCGAGTGGCGCCGTGGCGGAATCATCCTCGTGTGGGCACTGGGTGCGGAAACGGCATTCCCTGGACACATGAGCCACGGCTACCTGCGTTTGACCAGAAGACATTTAGATTGGCAAAACCGAGAGTACTTCATCGGGGTGGCCGCGAATACGATGCGACGGGTGTTAGTCGACCATGA
- a CDS encoding DUF899 family protein — translation MALLMEENRMADNTILIPAAELAAKNKARFPNESTEYRQARNVLLAKEIELRRHIERVAALRRALPLGGGVPEDYTFEGHDGAVRLSQLFGDKDTLVIYSMMFGPQRERACPMCTRGCD, via the coding sequence ATGGCACTTCTCATGGAGGAGAACCGAATGGCCGACAACACCATCCTCATCCCCGCAGCAGAACTCGCCGCAAAGAACAAAGCGCGCTTCCCCAACGAGAGCACTGAATACCGCCAGGCTCGCAACGTGCTCCTTGCCAAAGAAATCGAGCTCCGGCGCCACATCGAGCGCGTCGCCGCACTCCGCCGCGCCCTTCCCCTGGGCGGTGGCGTCCCCGAAGACTATACCTTCGAAGGCCATGACGGCGCGGTCCGCCTCTCTCAGCTCTTCGGCGACAAGGACACCCTCGTTATCTACAGCATGATGTTCGGCCCGCAACGCGAGCGAGCATGTCCTATGTGCACGCGGGGGTGTGATTGA